One genomic window of Bacillus mycoides includes the following:
- a CDS encoding cysteine hydrolase family protein — MKTALLLVDIQNDYFPNGKMELRNPVEASEYASQLLQHFRIRNEPIFHIQHVAIKDSATFFLPNTEGVHIHENVRPLREESVILKHSPNSFRETDLLERLQRSGIEHVVICGMMTHMCIDATVRAAFDFGLHCTVIHDACATKDLSFKNATIPAVYIHNTILASLNGVYANIMSTEEFLAT; from the coding sequence ATGAAAACAGCCCTTTTGCTCGTCGATATTCAAAATGATTATTTTCCAAATGGCAAGATGGAATTACGTAATCCAGTAGAAGCAAGTGAATATGCTAGTCAGCTACTACAACATTTTAGAATTAGAAACGAACCTATTTTTCATATCCAACATGTAGCTATAAAAGATAGCGCTACTTTTTTCCTACCCAATACAGAAGGTGTCCATATTCACGAAAATGTCCGTCCACTTAGAGAGGAATCCGTTATCCTTAAACATTCTCCAAATAGCTTCCGAGAAACTGATCTTCTAGAACGATTACAACGTTCAGGAATTGAGCACGTCGTAATCTGCGGGATGATGACCCATATGTGTATTGATGCTACGGTAAGGGCTGCTTTTGATTTTGGCCTTCACTGTACCGTAATACACGATGCTTGTGCTACAAAAGATCTTTCATTTAAGAATGCTACTATACCAGCTGTTTATATTCATAATACAATTTTGGCAAGTTTAAATGGAGTATACGCTAATATAATGAGTACAGAAGAGTTTTTAGCGACCTAA
- a CDS encoding methionine ABC transporter ATP-binding protein: MISFNNVSKVYESGGQSVHAVEDVTLSVEKGEIFGIIGFSGAGKSTLLRLVNMLERPTAGTISIDDRDITSLTTKELRKLRQGIGMIFQSFNLFNSRTVFGNIAYPLRLAKLPKNEIKERVNELLKFVGLEDKANYYPEQLSGGQKQRVGIARALATSPDILICDEATSALDPETTTEILNLLKKVNREYNLTILLITHEMHVVKEICHRVAVMEKGKVIEEGKLFDVFTQPKTKTTQNFVRSVINDHLPESVLAKIQNGGQIYRLTFTGEETGQPVLSYIAKNYNVDVNVLYGNIIELQNVLFGNLLVELEGEQKEIQKALQHLRLQVQLKEVEAHAS; the protein is encoded by the coding sequence ATGATTTCTTTTAATAATGTAAGTAAAGTATATGAATCAGGTGGACAATCCGTTCATGCCGTGGAGGATGTAACGTTGTCAGTTGAAAAAGGCGAAATTTTTGGCATTATTGGATTTAGTGGTGCTGGAAAGAGTACGTTATTACGTCTAGTAAACATGTTAGAAAGGCCAACTGCGGGAACGATTTCAATAGATGATAGAGATATTACATCATTAACAACAAAAGAATTAAGAAAGCTAAGACAAGGAATTGGAATGATTTTCCAAAGTTTTAATCTATTTAATTCAAGAACAGTGTTTGGGAACATTGCTTATCCATTAAGGTTAGCGAAATTGCCGAAGAATGAGATAAAAGAAAGAGTGAATGAACTACTAAAATTTGTTGGTTTAGAAGATAAAGCGAACTATTATCCAGAACAGTTATCAGGTGGGCAAAAGCAACGTGTTGGGATTGCAAGAGCTCTTGCGACATCACCAGATATTCTCATATGTGATGAGGCAACATCGGCTTTAGATCCGGAAACAACAACAGAAATTTTAAATTTATTAAAGAAAGTAAATAGAGAGTACAATTTAACGATTCTACTTATTACACATGAAATGCACGTTGTGAAAGAAATTTGTCACCGTGTAGCTGTTATGGAAAAAGGAAAAGTAATTGAAGAAGGAAAACTGTTTGATGTTTTCACACAACCAAAAACAAAGACAACTCAAAATTTTGTACGCTCTGTTATTAATGATCACTTACCAGAAAGTGTTCTAGCGAAAATTCAAAACGGGGGTCAGATTTATCGCCTGACTTTTACTGGTGAAGAGACAGGGCAGCCTGTACTATCATATATTGCGAAAAACTATAACGTCGATGTAAATGTTCTTTATGGAAATATTATTGAACTCCAAAATGTGCTATTTGGAAATCTTCTTGTAGAACTAGAAGGTGAACAGAAAGAAATTCAAAAAGCATTACAACATCTAAGACTGCAAGTGCAGCTGAAGGAGGTAGAAGCACATGCGAGTTGA
- a CDS encoding methionine ABC transporter permease, with the protein MRVDWSIFWPRILDATGDTLLMVIVTLIFATILGIPLGLLLYVTRKGNFLENKWVFSILNIVINTIRPVPFIIFLVALSPVTRSVIGTTIGTAAAIFPMTLVASIGIARMVETNLVSVPKGVIEAAQAMGASPLRIVFEILVPEALAPLILGVTFMTVGLIEFSAVAGLVGGGGLGDLAMTYGYQRFDTSVMFVTVVLLIILVQVAQNLGNYFAKVFLRRS; encoded by the coding sequence ATGCGAGTTGATTGGAGTATATTTTGGCCTCGCATATTAGATGCGACGGGGGATACCCTCTTAATGGTAATTGTAACCCTTATATTTGCTACAATTCTTGGTATACCTCTAGGTTTACTTTTATACGTAACGAGAAAAGGAAACTTTTTAGAAAATAAATGGGTCTTTTCTATTCTTAATATCGTAATTAATACAATTCGTCCGGTTCCATTCATTATCTTTTTAGTAGCTTTAAGTCCGGTAACAAGAAGCGTTATTGGAACGACAATTGGAACGGCAGCAGCAATCTTCCCAATGACGTTAGTTGCTTCAATTGGTATTGCGAGAATGGTTGAAACAAATCTTGTTTCTGTTCCGAAAGGAGTAATTGAAGCAGCACAAGCAATGGGGGCTTCACCACTTAGAATTGTTTTTGAAATCCTCGTGCCAGAAGCGTTAGCGCCATTAATCTTAGGTGTAACGTTTATGACAGTTGGTTTAATTGAATTTTCTGCAGTTGCTGGGCTTGTCGGTGGTGGCGGTCTTGGTGACTTAGCGATGACATACGGTTATCAACGCTTTGATACCTCAGTTATGTTTGTAACGGTCGTTTTACTTATTATTCTTGTACAGGTAGCTCAAAATTTAGGGAATTACTTTGCGAAAGTCTTTTTACGCAGATCATAA
- a CDS encoding MetQ/NlpA family ABC transporter substrate-binding protein, translating to MKKILAFALSAIVGISALSGCSGGDTGAGAKEKVVRVGVTGTDGDAWEILKKKAEKEGIKIKLVEFSDYTTPNKALADGDIELNSFQHIAFLEQFKKEHKLDITAVGTTQIAPMGLYSEKYKKANEIPDGSEIAIPNDPTNQARALKLLDAAGLLKLKKDFGLFGDPSGIAENPKKLKITPVIAQQTPRVLKDVAASVINNGVAGQAGLDPAKDPIFLEDPNNENAKAYINIFAARTKDKNDPTLKKVIELYHSKEVTDAIKKETNDGSISVDLSLDELEKIVK from the coding sequence ATGAAGAAAATTTTAGCATTTGCATTATCAGCGATTGTAGGGATTTCGGCATTAAGCGGCTGCTCAGGTGGAGACACAGGTGCAGGAGCGAAAGAGAAAGTAGTTCGTGTTGGTGTAACTGGAACGGATGGAGACGCTTGGGAAATCTTAAAGAAAAAAGCTGAAAAAGAAGGGATTAAGATTAAACTGGTTGAGTTCTCTGATTACACAACGCCCAACAAAGCGTTAGCTGATGGAGATATTGAACTAAACTCATTCCAGCACATTGCTTTCTTAGAGCAATTTAAAAAGGAGCATAAGTTAGATATTACAGCTGTTGGTACAACGCAAATTGCACCGATGGGCTTATACTCTGAAAAATATAAGAAAGCAAATGAAATCCCAGATGGTTCAGAAATTGCTATTCCAAATGATCCAACGAACCAAGCGCGTGCGTTAAAACTTCTTGATGCAGCTGGATTATTAAAGCTTAAGAAAGATTTCGGTCTATTTGGAGATCCAAGCGGCATTGCTGAAAATCCGAAGAAGTTAAAAATTACACCGGTTATCGCACAGCAAACACCTCGTGTGCTAAAAGATGTAGCGGCTTCAGTTATTAATAACGGTGTTGCTGGTCAGGCTGGATTAGACCCGGCGAAGGATCCAATTTTCTTAGAGGATCCAAATAATGAAAATGCAAAGGCCTATATTAATATTTTTGCAGCTCGTACGAAAGATAAAAATGATCCAACACTGAAAAAAGTAATTGAGTTATATCATTCAAAAGAAGTAACAGATGCAATTAAGAAAGAAACAAATGATGGTTCAATTTCAGTAGATCTTTCACTTGATGAGCTTGAAAAAATCGTAAAATAA
- a CDS encoding HXXEE domain-containing protein: protein MMKTSSARHVTTRTIWLIPLLFFFHNLEEAFQMPQYLANQFSIHFITNKQFFIAISILTTFVLIIVILYQLSIISSIYLIIFIQGCIFFNAVQHIILYFIYRSYNPGVISASIIILFSLFLFSSKKLLIPKKKLASTLIFSLISYPIIIWISLLLASCFN from the coding sequence TTGATGAAAACATCTTCTGCAAGACATGTTACTACTCGTACGATCTGGCTAATCCCCCTTCTATTCTTCTTTCATAACCTTGAAGAGGCTTTCCAAATGCCACAATATCTTGCTAATCAATTTTCGATCCATTTTATAACTAACAAACAATTTTTCATTGCAATTTCCATATTAACAACCTTCGTCTTAATCATAGTCATTCTATATCAATTAAGCATCATATCTTCTATTTACTTGATCATTTTTATACAGGGCTGTATCTTCTTTAACGCCGTTCAGCATATTATCTTGTATTTCATTTATCGTTCTTATAATCCCGGAGTAATCTCAGCATCTATCATTATCCTATTTTCTCTTTTCTTATTTTCATCAAAGAAACTATTAATCCCTAAAAAGAAATTAGCAAGTACACTCATTTTTAGTTTAATCTCTTATCCAATCATAATTTGGATTTCCTTATTATTAGCTAGCTGCTTTAATTAA
- a CDS encoding DUF3926 domain-containing protein yields MHDELLRKVIRTKIKVGMRVLEELPNPIQQSAKKILNILQEELSSYAEEQPQPESNLKSIIIE; encoded by the coding sequence ATGCATGATGAACTACTAAGAAAGGTAATTCGTACAAAAATAAAAGTCGGTATGCGTGTATTAGAAGAGCTACCGAATCCGATTCAGCAATCAGCTAAGAAAATACTAAATATTTTGCAAGAGGAGCTCTCCTCTTATGCGGAAGAACAACCGCAACCTGAGAGTAATTTAAAAAGCATCATAATTGAATAA
- a CDS encoding ArsA family ATPase — MMRIILYTGKGGVGKTSISAATALQSAKQGLKTLVMSTDPAHSLGDSFGIKLSSEPLEIRENLWAQEINTIYEMEKGWGKLQKYITLLFTSKAADDITTEELTMFPGMEDLISLLRVLDYYKHNTYDVIIIDCAPTGETLAMLSFPDMLGWWMEKLFPIKRKVLKVVRPVAQPLLGVPLPTDDIMDELTNTLEQLGEMRDILSNREVTSIRVVVNPEKMVIKEAQRSFTYLNLYDYNVDAIMINRVIPNTVTDPYFQAWKDTQKKYKTLIQDSFQPLPIYEAPMFEQEVVGLSMLERVGDALFKTDPCPTEVKFNGRTQYVKKDGDEYIFVLSIPFSNKNELSLNQKGDELIIRAGSAKRNITLPKTLTHLSIQGAKFEDDVLNIRFGGVVHA; from the coding sequence ATGATGAGAATTATTCTGTATACAGGTAAAGGCGGCGTAGGGAAAACTAGCATTTCAGCAGCAACAGCACTTCAAAGTGCAAAACAAGGATTAAAAACATTAGTAATGAGCACAGATCCTGCTCATAGTTTAGGAGATTCATTTGGTATAAAACTATCTTCTGAACCATTAGAAATTCGCGAAAACTTATGGGCACAAGAAATTAATACTATTTATGAAATGGAAAAAGGCTGGGGGAAATTGCAGAAATATATTACACTACTCTTCACTTCCAAAGCAGCCGATGATATCACAACAGAAGAATTAACGATGTTCCCTGGTATGGAAGATTTAATTAGCTTACTTCGAGTACTCGATTACTATAAACACAACACTTACGACGTCATCATTATTGATTGCGCACCGACTGGAGAAACTTTAGCAATGCTTAGCTTTCCAGACATGCTCGGCTGGTGGATGGAAAAACTCTTTCCTATTAAAAGAAAGGTTTTAAAAGTCGTCCGTCCTGTAGCACAACCACTTCTCGGCGTCCCTCTCCCAACAGACGATATTATGGACGAATTAACAAATACACTTGAGCAGCTCGGAGAAATGAGAGATATTTTATCAAACCGAGAGGTAACAAGCATTCGCGTTGTTGTAAATCCTGAAAAAATGGTCATTAAAGAAGCCCAGCGCAGCTTTACGTATTTAAACTTATACGATTATAACGTTGATGCCATTATGATTAACCGCGTCATCCCTAACACTGTCACCGATCCTTATTTTCAGGCATGGAAAGATACACAAAAGAAATATAAAACATTAATTCAAGATAGTTTTCAGCCACTTCCTATTTACGAAGCTCCGATGTTTGAACAAGAAGTTGTTGGTTTGTCTATGTTAGAACGTGTAGGAGACGCTTTATTTAAAACTGACCCTTGTCCTACTGAAGTGAAATTTAATGGTCGCACACAATATGTGAAAAAAGATGGCGATGAGTATATTTTCGTTCTATCCATTCCCTTCTCAAACAAAAATGAACTTTCATTAAATCAAAAAGGTGATGAGCTTATTATTCGAGCTGGTTCTGCGAAGCGAAATATCACATTGCCAAAAACATTAACGCACCTTTCTATTCAAGGAGCTAAGTTTGAAGATGATGTACTAAACATTCGGTTTGGAGGTGTAGTACATGCATGA
- a CDS encoding MarR family winged helix-turn-helix transcriptional regulator, which translates to MLQYEHFLDLLLDNAKKLFYPEEWVSLDLTLSKTEVFCLLWMERNTDITMTKIADLLDIPMSTTTGVVNRLVKKGYIERYRDESDRRIVLIRLTENGVMLVQEVKQNAAHYFSLVTEALSEEEKAFLLQIFQKIMNHIATSQQKTEEKVSTPKMKNIPIE; encoded by the coding sequence CTGTTGCAATATGAACATTTTTTAGACTTACTGCTAGATAACGCCAAGAAACTTTTCTATCCTGAAGAATGGGTAAGCCTTGATTTAACACTTTCCAAGACAGAAGTATTTTGTTTACTTTGGATGGAGCGAAATACAGATATTACAATGACAAAAATTGCTGACCTTCTTGATATACCGATGAGTACAACGACAGGCGTTGTAAATCGCCTTGTAAAAAAGGGATATATTGAACGCTACCGCGATGAAAGCGATCGACGTATTGTATTAATTCGTTTAACAGAAAACGGCGTAATGCTCGTTCAAGAAGTGAAACAAAATGCGGCCCATTACTTTAGCCTAGTGACGGAAGCATTGTCAGAAGAAGAAAAAGCATTCTTACTACAAATCTTCCAAAAGATTATGAATCACATCGCTACGTCACAGCAAAAAACAGAAGAGAAGGTTTCTACACCTAAAATGAAAAATATTCCGATTGAATAA
- a CDS encoding YiaA/YiaB family inner membrane protein, whose amino-acid sequence MRRRNTQAFTFLAWTSFVCALSGMLIGIYTLDETLSVKGYYLIGTLFLTMSCFVLQKTIRDNEEDNERFPKNKSLDKE is encoded by the coding sequence ATGAGAAGACGAAATACGCAAGCGTTCACGTTTTTAGCATGGACTTCATTTGTTTGTGCGCTGTCAGGAATGCTAATTGGGATTTACACGTTAGATGAAACGCTTAGTGTAAAAGGGTACTATTTAATAGGAACATTATTTTTAACGATGTCTTGTTTTGTATTACAAAAAACAATTCGTGATAATGAGGAAGATAATGAAAGATTTCCGAAAAATAAATCGTTAGATAAAGAGTAA
- the gatC gene encoding Asp-tRNA(Asn)/Glu-tRNA(Gln) amidotransferase subunit GatC gives MSRISVENVKHVAHLARLAITDQEAEKFQKQLDAIVTFAEQLNELDTTDVKPTTHVLTMKNVMREDVPEKGLPVEEVLKNAPDHKDNQIRVPAVLE, from the coding sequence GTGTCAAGAATTTCCGTTGAGAATGTAAAGCACGTAGCACATTTAGCACGTCTTGCAATTACTGATCAAGAAGCAGAAAAATTTCAAAAACAACTAGATGCAATTGTTACATTTGCAGAACAGTTAAATGAATTAGATACAACTGATGTAAAACCAACAACTCATGTATTAACTATGAAAAATGTTATGCGTGAAGATGTGCCAGAAAAAGGTTTACCAGTAGAAGAAGTATTAAAAAATGCACCGGATCACAAAGATAATCAAATCCGTGTTCCAGCAGTATTAGAATAG
- the gatA gene encoding Asp-tRNA(Asn)/Glu-tRNA(Gln) amidotransferase subunit GatA, with product MSLFDHSVSELHKKLNNKEISVTDLVEESYKRISDVEDNVKAFLTLDEENARAKAKELDAKIGAEDNGLLFGMPIGVKDNIVTNGLRTTCASKMLANFDPIYDATVVQKLKAADTVTIGKLNMDEFAMGSSNENSGFYATKNPWNLDYVPGGSSGGSAAAVAAGEVLFSLGSDTGGSIRQPAAYCGVVGLKPTYGRVSRYGLVAFASSLDQIGPITRTVEDNAYLLQAISGIDRMDATSANVEVGNYLAGLTGDVKGLRIAVPKEYLGEGVGEEARESVLAALKVLEGMGATWEEVSLPHSKYALATYYLLSSSEASANLSRFDGVRYGVRSDNVNNLLDLYKNTRSEGFGDEVKRRIMLGTFALSSGYYDAYYKKAQQVRTLIKNDFENVFANYDVIIGPTTPTPAFKVGEKVDDPMTMYANDILTIPVNLAGVPAISVPCGFGANNMPLGLQIIGKHFDEATIYRVAHAFEQATDYHTKKASL from the coding sequence ATGTCATTATTTGATCATTCTGTATCAGAGTTACATAAGAAGTTAAACAACAAAGAAATTTCCGTTACGGATTTAGTAGAAGAATCTTACAAACGTATTTCGGATGTTGAAGATAACGTAAAAGCTTTTCTTACATTAGATGAAGAAAATGCACGCGCGAAAGCGAAAGAATTAGATGCAAAGATTGGTGCTGAGGATAATGGTTTATTATTCGGTATGCCAATCGGTGTAAAAGATAACATTGTAACTAACGGTCTTCGTACAACTTGTGCGAGCAAAATGTTAGCAAACTTCGATCCAATTTACGATGCGACAGTTGTACAAAAGCTAAAAGCTGCTGACACAGTTACAATCGGTAAATTAAATATGGACGAGTTCGCAATGGGTTCTTCAAATGAAAACTCAGGCTTCTACGCTACAAAAAATCCATGGAACTTAGATTACGTTCCAGGCGGATCTAGTGGTGGTTCTGCAGCAGCAGTAGCAGCAGGAGAAGTATTATTCTCTCTAGGTTCTGATACGGGTGGTTCTATCCGTCAGCCAGCTGCATATTGCGGCGTTGTAGGTTTAAAACCAACTTACGGACGCGTATCTCGTTACGGATTAGTAGCATTCGCATCTTCACTTGACCAAATCGGACCGATTACACGTACAGTAGAAGACAATGCATACTTATTACAAGCTATTTCAGGTATTGACCGTATGGATGCAACTTCTGCAAACGTTGAAGTAGGAAACTACTTAGCTGGTTTAACAGGCGATGTTAAAGGTTTACGTATTGCTGTACCGAAAGAATACTTAGGCGAAGGTGTTGGCGAAGAAGCTCGTGAGTCAGTACTAGCTGCTTTAAAAGTGTTAGAAGGTATGGGCGCAACTTGGGAGGAAGTATCTCTTCCGCACTCTAAATACGCTCTAGCAACGTATTACTTATTATCTTCTTCTGAAGCATCTGCTAACCTTTCACGCTTTGATGGCGTACGTTACGGTGTTCGTTCTGATAATGTAAATAATTTATTAGATCTTTACAAAAACACACGTAGCGAAGGCTTCGGTGATGAAGTAAAACGTCGTATTATGCTTGGTACATTTGCTCTTAGCTCTGGTTACTATGATGCATATTACAAAAAAGCACAACAAGTACGTACATTAATTAAAAATGACTTTGAAAATGTATTTGCTAACTACGATGTTATTATTGGACCAACAACGCCAACTCCAGCATTTAAAGTGGGCGAAAAAGTGGACGATCCAATGACAATGTATGCAAATGACATTTTAACAATTCCAGTAAACTTAGCGGGTGTTCCAGCGATTTCTGTTCCATGTGGATTCGGTGCTAACAACATGCCACTTGGTTTACAAATCATTGGTAAACACTTCGATGAAGCGACAATTTACCGCGTTGCACATGCGTTTGAGCAAGCAACAGACTATCATACAAAAAAAGCAAGTCTGTAA
- the gatB gene encoding Asp-tRNA(Asn)/Glu-tRNA(Gln) amidotransferase subunit GatB — MNLETIIGLEVHVELKTNSKIFSASPTEFGAEPNTQTSVIDLGYPGVLPTLNKEAVNFAMKAAMALNCEIATETKFDRKNYFYPDNPKAYQISQFDKPIGENGWIEIEVDGKKKRIGITRLHLEEDAGKSTHTAEGSLVDYNRQGMPLIEIVSEPDMRTPEEAYAYLEKLKSIIQYTGVSDCKMEEGSLRCDANISLRPVGQEKFGTKAELKNLNSFTYVQKGLEHEQVRQEKELLSGGIIQQETRRYDEATKKTILMRIKEGSDDYRYFPEPDLVELYIDDEWKEEIRASIPELPDVRKARYVEEIGLPVYDAHVLTLTKEMSDFFEATIVDGADAKLTSNWLMGEVLAYLNKQQKELKDVALTPAGLSKMVQLIEKGTISSKIAKKVFNELIEKGGDPEEIVKAKGLVQISDEGTLRKVVTEILDNNEQSIEDFKNGKDRAIGFLVGQIMKATKGQANPPLVNKILLEEINKR; from the coding sequence ATGAATTTAGAAACAATTATTGGTTTAGAGGTTCACGTTGAGTTAAAAACAAATTCGAAGATTTTCTCTGCGAGTCCAACAGAATTCGGAGCGGAGCCAAATACACAAACAAGTGTAATTGACTTAGGATACCCAGGGGTACTTCCTACTTTAAATAAGGAAGCAGTTAACTTTGCAATGAAAGCTGCAATGGCATTAAACTGTGAAATCGCAACGGAAACGAAGTTCGACCGTAAAAACTATTTCTACCCAGATAATCCGAAAGCTTACCAAATCTCTCAATTTGATAAGCCAATTGGTGAAAATGGTTGGATTGAAATCGAAGTAGACGGTAAAAAGAAACGTATCGGTATTACACGTCTTCATTTAGAAGAAGATGCTGGTAAATCAACGCATACAGCTGAAGGTTCATTAGTAGATTACAACCGTCAAGGTATGCCTTTAATCGAGATCGTATCTGAGCCAGATATGCGTACTCCAGAAGAAGCATATGCGTACTTAGAGAAGTTAAAATCAATCATTCAATATACAGGTGTATCTGATTGTAAGATGGAAGAAGGTTCTCTTCGTTGTGATGCGAATATTTCACTTCGTCCAGTTGGACAAGAGAAGTTCGGTACAAAAGCAGAACTGAAAAACTTAAACTCTTTCACTTACGTGCAAAAAGGTCTTGAGCATGAGCAAGTGCGCCAAGAGAAAGAATTATTATCTGGCGGTATCATCCAACAAGAAACACGTCGTTATGATGAAGCAACGAAGAAAACAATCTTAATGCGTATAAAAGAAGGATCTGACGATTACCGTTACTTCCCAGAGCCAGACTTAGTTGAGCTTTACATCGACGATGAGTGGAAAGAAGAAATTCGTGCTTCTATTCCAGAACTTCCAGATGTACGTAAAGCTCGCTATGTTGAAGAAATTGGCTTACCGGTTTATGATGCACACGTATTGACATTAACGAAAGAGATGTCTGATTTCTTTGAAGCAACAATTGTAGATGGTGCTGATGCGAAATTAACATCAAACTGGTTAATGGGTGAAGTACTTGCATACTTAAACAAACAACAAAAAGAATTAAAAGACGTTGCGTTAACGCCTGCTGGTTTATCTAAAATGGTTCAATTAATTGAAAAAGGTACAATTTCTTCTAAAATCGCGAAGAAAGTATTTAACGAATTAATTGAAAAAGGTGGAGACCCAGAAGAAATCGTTAAAGCGAAAGGGCTTGTTCAAATTTCTGACGAAGGAACACTTCGTAAGGTTGTAACAGAAATTCTTGATAATAATGAGCAATCTATTGAAGACTTTAAAAACGGTAAAGACCGTGCAATTGGCTTCTTAGTTGGTCAAATTATGAAAGCTACAAAAGGACAAGCAAATCCACCGCTTGTTAACAAAATCTTACTTGAAGAGATTAATAAGCGCTAA
- a CDS encoding diacylglycerol kinase: MMKRARIIYNPTSGRELFKKSLPEVLQKLEQAGYEASCHATTGPGDATVAARQAADRKFDVVIAAGGDGTLNEVVNGLVGHEHRPKFGIIPVGTTNDFARAIGVPRVIEEAADIICEGTTVPLDLGRANDTYFINIAGGGRITELTYEVPSKLKTVLGQLAYYLKGIEMLPSLHPTYVEIEYDGKLLQEEITMFLITNTRSVGGFEKVAPYASINDGLFDLLVLKKGSIADLIKAATQAQRGEHINNPKVLYTQANRIKVHSPDKLMINLDGEYGGDAPMEFENIYHCLELFVPEHQEDAL; encoded by the coding sequence ATGATGAAGCGAGCAAGAATTATTTATAATCCTACTTCTGGGCGCGAGCTATTTAAGAAGAGCTTACCAGAAGTATTACAAAAATTAGAACAAGCTGGATATGAAGCGTCTTGTCATGCGACAACTGGTCCTGGAGATGCGACTGTGGCAGCGAGGCAAGCTGCTGATCGTAAGTTTGATGTTGTTATCGCAGCTGGTGGTGATGGTACATTAAATGAAGTAGTGAACGGTTTAGTAGGACATGAGCATCGTCCAAAGTTTGGTATTATTCCAGTTGGAACGACAAATGATTTTGCGCGTGCGATCGGTGTACCTCGTGTTATTGAAGAGGCTGCGGATATTATTTGTGAAGGAACAACGGTACCGTTAGATCTTGGTAGAGCGAATGATACATATTTCATTAATATCGCTGGTGGTGGCCGTATTACAGAATTAACATATGAAGTACCAAGCAAGCTAAAAACGGTATTAGGCCAACTTGCTTACTATTTAAAAGGAATCGAAATGTTACCATCATTACATCCAACATATGTTGAAATTGAGTATGATGGGAAACTGCTACAAGAAGAAATTACGATGTTTTTAATTACGAATACTCGTTCAGTTGGTGGATTCGAAAAAGTAGCACCATATGCATCTATTAACGATGGATTATTTGATTTATTAGTACTGAAAAAAGGTTCTATCGCTGATTTAATTAAAGCAGCAACACAAGCGCAGCGTGGGGAACATATTAACAATCCGAAAGTGCTATATACACAAGCGAATCGTATTAAAGTTCATTCCCCTGATAAATTAATGATCAACTTAGATGGTGAATATGGCGGAGACGCACCAATGGAATTTGAAAATATATATCATTGTCTGGAACTATTTGTTCCTGAACATCAAGAGGATGCCCTGTAA